A segment of the Vibrio aquimaris genome:
GTTCACTTAAATCTTGGATTATGATGGACATTAGTATCATTACTAAAACCCTGATTGTTATGGTTGATGGCCGCGGCCGATAGAAACTAACAAAGGTTGAGGTTTCACTGTGAAACCTCGGCCTTTTCAGTCCAAAAAAACATCAAACTGCCTAGTTGTGAAGCAAACAACTTGAAAACCAACAATTTGCACTTGCACACCAATCAAAGTCTCGGTAATATCCGTCTCGTTCTTAAGGAATGGGTCCGTAGCTCAGTTGGTTAGAGTACTACCTTGACATGGTAGGGGTCGGCGATTCGAGTTCGCCCGGACCCACCACTCCTTAAAGCATAAATATGCAAAGAACATAAATTTGGGTCCGTAGCTCAGTTGGTTAGAGTATCGCCTTGACATGGCGGGGGTCGGCGATTCGAGTTCGCCCGGACCCACCAAATTTAGAAAAAAGCCCAGTGGAAACTGGGCTTTTTTGTACCTGCTATTTCTTCAATCTTTCTTTGTAAAAAGTAGAGTGTTGTAATGTGAGCTAACCGATTATTAAACCTTCGACCTCAACCAAGTGTAAATCAGAAACTCTAGGGCCTAAGAGAGAGCTAAACAATAGAACTTATTTTTTGGATTTTTGTGGCGTATATAGCTCCGACAAAGACTCGATGGTTTTAACAGTATGATTAGACTGACTACTTAAGTTGTTAGGGTTGAACCAAATAGCCTGTATACCTGCTTTGATTGCTGGCACAATATCCTTGTCATAAGTATCACCAACCATAAATATTGATTGAGATTCAACATCTAAAATATTCAGGATTCTATGAAAGAACTCTGGTGTACCTTTTCCTATGCCTAAGTTAGCTTTACAAAAGTAGCCAGAAATGTATTCCGATAATCCAACCCGCTCAAACGCAGACTTAACATCCATTTCTGATGAATCTGCTGCGTTTGTCGCAACGTAGATTTTATGACTTTTTGATAAGTGCTCTA
Coding sequences within it:
- a CDS encoding HAD family hydrolase — protein: MVDLPEENGKMCDWVDVQAVTGAEKALEHLSKSHKIYVATNAADSSEMDVKSAFERVGLSEYISGYFCKANLGIGKGTPEFFHRILNILDVESQSIFMVGDTYDKDIVPAIKAGIQAIWFNPNNLSSQSNHTVKTIESLSELYTPQKSKK